In the genome of Quercus robur chromosome 3, dhQueRobu3.1, whole genome shotgun sequence, one region contains:
- the LOC126718484 gene encoding ADP-ribosylation factor 2-like has translation MGLTFTKLFSRLFAKKEMRILMVGLDAAGKTTILYKLKLGEIVTTIPTIGFNVETVEYKNISFTVWDVGGQDKIRPLWRHYFQNTQGLIFVVDSNDRDRVVEARDELHRMLNEDELRDAVLLVFANKQDLPNAMNAAEITDKLGLHSLRQRHWYIQSTCATSGEGLYEGLDWLSSNIANKA, from the exons ATGGGGCTGACATTCACGAAGTTGTTCAGCCGGCTTTTTGCCAAGAAAGAAATGCGAATTCTGATGGTTGGTCTCGATGCTGCTGGTAAGACCACCATACTCTACAAGCTCAAGCTTGGCGAGATCGTCACAACCATTCCCACCATTG GTTTCAATGTGGAGACTGTGGAATACAAGAACATCAGCTTTACTGTCTGGGATGTCGGGGGTCAGGACAAG ATCCGTCCCTTGTGGAGGCACTACTTTCAGAACACACAGGGTCTTATATTTGTGGTGGACAGCAATGACAGAGACCGAGTTGTTGAGGCGAGGGATGAACTGCATAGGATGTTGAATGAG GACGAACTGCGAGATGCAGTGTTGCTTGTATTTGCTAACAAACAAGATCTTCCCAATGCAATGAATGCTGCGGAGATTACTGATAAGCTTGGCCTCCACTCTCTCCGGCAACGTCACTG GTACATCCAGAGCACCTGTGCAACCTCAGGAGAGGGGCTTTACGAGGGTTTGGATTGGCTCTCTAGCAACATTGCAAACAAG GCATAA